The Octopus bimaculoides isolate UCB-OBI-ISO-001 unplaced genomic scaffold, ASM119413v2 Scaffold_101003, whole genome shotgun sequence genome window below encodes:
- the LOC106879490 gene encoding ATP-dependent DNA helicase PIF1-like: MARCLPMLQEKWKYSHFLLHVHSVDDLKDKVFPNLTENYQNHNWLCDRATLAPKNLNKQLMHSLPGSLHTYKSLDTIPDQNEVVNYPPEFLNSLEPPRLPPHILRLKLGSPVMLLRNLKLPQLSNETQLVVNKIMSHVIEAIILSGCGKGDDVSIPRILLTPSGAEIPLSFRRLQLPLRLSFVMSINKSQGQTLSVAGLFLKESCFLHRQLAKRMGEIHIVAIVAKNRLHLTESHEANWGHSD; this comes from the exons ATGGCAAGGTGCCTCCCAATGCTGCAGGAGAAATGGAAGTACAGCCATTTTCTACTACATGTTCATTCTGTGGATGACCTCAAAGACAAAGTGTTTCCCAACTTGACAGAAAATTACCAAAACCACAATTGGCTGTGTGATAGAGCAACATTGGCTCCAAAAAACCTAAACAAACAGCTAATGCATTCTCTTCCTGGTAGCCTTCACACTTACAAGTCTCTTGATACAATTCCAGATCAAAATGAAGTGGTGAACTATCCTCCAGAATTCCTTAATTCCTTGGAGCCTCCTAGACTTCCTCCCCACATATTACGACTTAAACTTGGATCTCCTGTAATGCTGCTCCGAAATCTGAAACTGCCACAACTTAGCAATGAGACACAattggtggtaaataaaattatgTCGCATGTTATCGAGGCTATCATTCTTtctggatgtggaaaaggtgatGACGTTTCCATTCCAAGAATTCTTCTTACCCCATCAGGAGCAGAAATTCCATTATCATTCAGAAGACTGCAATTACCCCTTCGTCTCAGTTTTGTGATGTCAATTAATAAATCCCAGGGTCAGACCCTGTCTGTGGCTGGCCTTTTCCTGAAAGAGTCCTGTTTTTTGCACAGACAATT agcaaaaaGAATGGGAGAAATTCAtattgtcgctattgtagctaagaatagactacacttaaCAGAATCACATGAGGCCAATTGGGGTCATAGTGAT